One Micromonospora sp. WMMD812 genomic window carries:
- a CDS encoding NAD-dependent epimerase/dehydratase family protein: protein MRVLVTGAAGFIGSQVADLLVAEGHQVVALDALLPQAHGGAAPEWCGRHDLVHGDVRDARLLDRLLPGVDAVCHQAAMVGHGVDPSDAPEYANHNDLGTAVLLAAMYRAGVFRLVLASSMVVYGEGRYECPDHGTVRPASRRAEEMVAGRYDPTCPACGVPLSPALVPEDAPLDPRSTYAATKLAQEHLAAAWARQTGGGAWALRYHNVYGPRMPRDTPYAGVASLFRSALAAGRPPRVLEDGHQRRDFVHVTDVARANLLALVAPPPAGLVPVNVCSGEPHTVGELARTLAVAMGGPEPLVVGGARAADVRHVVADPRRATELLGYTARVGFAEGVAAFASDPLREPAAVSA from the coding sequence ATGCGGGTACTGGTCACCGGCGCGGCCGGGTTCATCGGATCGCAGGTCGCCGACCTGCTCGTCGCGGAGGGGCACCAGGTGGTGGCGCTGGACGCGCTGCTGCCCCAGGCGCACGGCGGCGCGGCACCGGAGTGGTGCGGCCGGCACGACCTGGTCCACGGGGACGTGCGGGACGCCCGGCTCCTGGACCGGCTGCTGCCGGGCGTGGACGCGGTGTGCCACCAGGCGGCGATGGTCGGCCACGGCGTCGACCCGTCCGACGCCCCGGAGTACGCCAACCACAACGACCTGGGCACGGCGGTGCTGCTCGCCGCGATGTACCGGGCCGGCGTGTTCCGGCTGGTGCTGGCCAGCTCGATGGTGGTCTACGGCGAGGGGCGGTACGAGTGCCCCGACCACGGGACGGTCCGACCGGCGTCCCGCCGGGCCGAGGAGATGGTCGCCGGCCGGTACGACCCGACGTGCCCCGCGTGCGGCGTCCCGCTGAGCCCCGCCCTCGTGCCCGAGGACGCGCCGCTGGACCCGCGCAGCACGTACGCGGCCACCAAGCTCGCCCAGGAGCACCTGGCCGCGGCGTGGGCCCGGCAGACCGGCGGCGGCGCCTGGGCGCTGCGGTACCACAACGTCTACGGCCCGCGGATGCCCCGCGACACCCCGTATGCCGGGGTGGCCTCGCTCTTCCGGTCGGCGCTGGCCGCCGGGCGGCCGCCCCGGGTGCTGGAGGACGGCCACCAGCGACGCGACTTCGTGCACGTCACCGACGTGGCCCGGGCGAACCTGCTCGCGCTCGTCGCGCCGCCTCCGGCCGGCCTGGTGCCGGTGAACGTCTGCTCCGGCGAGCCGCACACCGTCGGCGAGCTGGCCCGGACGCTGGCCGTCGCGATGGGCGGGCCGGAGCCGCTGGTGGTCGGCGGCGCCCGGGCGGCCGACGTCCGGCACGTGGTGGCCGACCCGCGCCGCGCCACGGAGCTGCTCGGCTACACCGCCCGGGTGGGCTTCGCCGAGGGGGTGGCCGCCTTCGCCAGCGACCCGCTGCGCGAGCCGGCCGCCGTGTCCGCCTGA
- a CDS encoding glycosyltransferase family 2 protein yields the protein MPTPIASVPPAPVDVVLPCLDEAAALPGVLAALPPGYRAVVVDNGSRDGSPEVAARHGARVVHEPRRGYGAAVHTGLEAAGTELVCVLDADGSFDPAVLPALVAPVAAGSADLAVGRRRPVGAGVWPWHARAGTALVAALLRRRGVPLRDLSPIRVARREALLGLGVTDRAFGYPLELLIRAAAAGWRIQELDVPYAPRAAGTRSKVSGSVRGTLRATRDFAGVLRTVGGSR from the coding sequence ATGCCGACCCCGATCGCCAGCGTTCCGCCGGCCCCCGTCGACGTGGTGCTGCCCTGCCTGGACGAGGCCGCCGCGCTGCCCGGCGTGCTGGCTGCCCTGCCCCCCGGATACCGGGCCGTCGTCGTGGACAACGGCTCCCGGGACGGCTCGCCGGAGGTCGCCGCCCGGCACGGCGCCCGAGTCGTCCACGAGCCGCGCCGCGGCTACGGCGCCGCCGTGCACACCGGACTGGAGGCGGCCGGCACGGAGCTGGTGTGTGTCCTCGACGCCGACGGATCGTTCGACCCGGCCGTCCTGCCGGCGCTGGTCGCGCCCGTCGCGGCCGGATCGGCGGACCTCGCGGTCGGGCGCCGCCGACCGGTCGGCGCGGGTGTCTGGCCGTGGCACGCCCGGGCCGGCACCGCCCTGGTCGCGGCCCTGCTGCGGCGCCGCGGCGTGCCGCTGCGCGACCTCAGCCCGATCCGGGTGGCCCGCCGGGAGGCGCTGCTCGGCCTCGGCGTCACCGACCGCGCCTTCGGCTACCCCCTCGAACTGCTGATCCGGGCGGCCGCCGCCGGCTGGCGGATCCAGGAACTCGACGTGCCCTACGCGCCCCGGGCCGCCGGCACCCGGTCGAAGGTCTCCGGCTCCGTCCGCGGCACCCTGCGCGCCACCCGTGACTTCGCCGGCGTGCTGCGTACCGTGGGCGGCTCCCGGTGA